One genomic window of Opitutia bacterium includes the following:
- a CDS encoding HNH endonuclease — protein sequence MLTALDQPVLVLNRLWQAVNIIGARRAFALLARGHAQVVHQTDDAFKTFSLMDWVDFSTYNPPIDALETVHTINRSIRLPRVILLTFFDKLPCKELKLTRNNVFERDGDRCQYCGSVFDREQLNLDHVIPRHYGGKTTWENIVCSCIKCNTKKANRLPHEAHMRLMRKPVRPKWRPVISLVLGNHGHEKWKDFLDLAYWNVELEE from the coding sequence ATGCTTACCGCGCTCGATCAGCCGGTGTTGGTGCTCAACCGCCTTTGGCAGGCGGTGAACATCATCGGCGCGCGCCGGGCCTTCGCGCTCCTGGCTCGCGGGCATGCGCAGGTCGTCCACCAGACCGACGACGCGTTCAAGACCTTCTCGTTGATGGATTGGGTCGACTTCTCGACCTACAACCCGCCGATCGATGCGCTCGAGACGGTGCACACGATCAACCGCTCGATCCGTTTGCCGCGCGTGATCCTGCTGACGTTTTTCGACAAGCTGCCCTGCAAGGAGCTGAAGCTGACGCGCAACAACGTCTTCGAGCGCGACGGCGATCGCTGCCAGTATTGTGGGAGCGTGTTCGACCGCGAGCAACTGAACCTCGATCACGTGATCCCGCGCCACTACGGCGGCAAGACGACGTGGGAGAACATCGTGTGCTCGTGCATCAAGTGTAACACGAAAAAGGCCAATCGCCTCCCGCACGAGGCTCACATGCGCCTGATGCGCAAGCCGGTCCGCCCGAAGTGGCGTCCGGTGATCTCGCTCGTGCTCGGCAACCACGGCCACGAAAAGTGGAAGGATTTCCTCGACCTCGCGTATTGGAATGTAGAGCTCGAGGAATAG
- a CDS encoding cupin domain-containing protein, whose translation MKSRPLSPETHSADDVIRLLRLAPLPGEGGWFRRVAESELRAADGGRRACSAIYFLVTPEGFSALHRVDAVETWCFHAGDPIELLVLAEGGDAGRRAILGGEVAAGQTLQEMVPAGAWQGARLKAGGRWGLVSCVVAPEYVDAGFVLGARAELVASHPVFAAEIAALTR comes from the coding sequence GTGAAATCGCGTCCGCTTTCGCCCGAAACGCACTCGGCGGACGACGTCATTCGCCTCTTGCGCTTGGCGCCACTGCCCGGCGAGGGAGGGTGGTTTCGGCGCGTGGCGGAGTCGGAACTGCGTGCGGCCGACGGCGGGCGTCGCGCGTGTTCCGCAATCTATTTCCTCGTCACGCCGGAGGGCTTTTCGGCGCTGCATCGGGTCGATGCCGTCGAGACGTGGTGTTTCCACGCGGGCGATCCGATCGAGCTGCTGGTGCTCGCCGAGGGCGGCGACGCCGGGCGGAGGGCGATTCTCGGGGGCGAGGTGGCGGCGGGGCAGACGTTGCAGGAGATGGTGCCGGCGGGGGCGTGGCAGGGGGCGCGCTTGAAGGCCGGCGGGCGTTGGGGGCTGGTGTCATGCGTCGTGGCTCCCGAATATGTGGACGCGGGTTTTGTGCTCGGCGCGCGGGCGGAACTCGTGGCCAGTCATCCGGTTTTCGCGGCGGAGATCGCGGCGCTCACGCGTTGA
- a CDS encoding DEAD/DEAH box helicase — protein MEKRPFSELGLSPEILKAVDKMGFEEASPIQTAVIPHALTGRDVVGQSATGSGKTAAFAIPAIEKVDASKRGVQALVLCPTRELAVQVAEEVGKLGAFKKGLLELPIYGGQSYERQYRGLAAGAQIVIGTPGRVMDHMQRGSLKLDGLRVVVLDEADRMLDMGFRDDIEHILSAVPETRQLLFFSATMPRLIQDMIKRYSRDPAWVRIEAHAANAPQVEQVFYEVDRRSKGEALTRLIDLHDFRYGIIFCSTKVMVDELDEQLHSRGYAVDRLHGDLSQMQRDRVMEKFRRRGFEFLIATDVAARGLDVDDLEVVFNYDLPNDAEDYTHRIGRTGRAGKTGVAMTFVCGREIYKLQSMAHYARLKIARGRIPSLDEVEEAREEAFVEKIRRVLDAKQFGSHDRIVDALLEQGYASTDIASALIHLLKGGAVEAGGADEPAPSKPAAATTAVKPPPAWVAAAKAEKVARVEPEAPKAPAAKPVAPASPRSAEPEGGARPVEKPKKRGYERKPRTGREPGYTVVSLNVGAQHEITPADIVGKIAGVTRLPAAVVGAIDIHEAHSHVDVAAEVADTVVKKLEGIRLKDVPLHPAVVVPES, from the coding sequence ATGGAAAAACGCCCGTTCAGCGAACTCGGCCTCTCGCCGGAAATTTTGAAAGCCGTCGACAAGATGGGCTTTGAGGAGGCGTCGCCGATTCAAACCGCGGTTATTCCCCACGCGCTTACGGGCCGCGACGTCGTTGGCCAATCGGCGACCGGTTCCGGCAAGACGGCGGCGTTCGCCATTCCGGCCATCGAAAAAGTCGACGCCTCCAAGCGCGGGGTGCAGGCGCTGGTGCTTTGTCCGACGCGCGAGCTGGCGGTGCAGGTGGCGGAGGAGGTAGGCAAGCTCGGCGCGTTCAAGAAGGGGCTGCTCGAGCTGCCGATCTACGGCGGACAGAGCTACGAGCGCCAATACCGCGGGCTCGCGGCGGGAGCGCAGATCGTGATCGGCACGCCGGGGCGCGTGATGGATCACATGCAACGCGGCTCGCTGAAGCTGGACGGCTTGCGCGTCGTGGTGCTCGACGAGGCGGATCGCATGCTCGACATGGGTTTCCGCGACGACATCGAGCACATTCTGAGCGCGGTGCCGGAGACGCGGCAGCTGTTGTTCTTCTCGGCGACGATGCCGCGGTTGATCCAGGACATGATCAAGCGCTACAGCCGCGACCCCGCGTGGGTGCGGATCGAGGCGCACGCGGCGAACGCGCCGCAGGTGGAGCAGGTTTTCTACGAAGTCGACCGCCGTTCCAAGGGCGAGGCGCTCACGCGGCTGATCGATCTGCACGATTTCCGCTACGGCATCATTTTTTGCAGCACCAAGGTGATGGTGGACGAACTCGACGAACAGCTGCACTCCCGCGGCTACGCGGTGGATCGGTTGCATGGCGATCTCAGCCAGATGCAGCGCGACCGCGTGATGGAGAAGTTCCGCCGGCGCGGGTTCGAGTTCCTCATCGCGACCGACGTCGCGGCGCGCGGCCTCGATGTCGACGACCTCGAGGTAGTGTTCAACTACGATCTCCCGAACGATGCCGAGGACTACACGCACCGCATCGGCCGCACGGGCCGCGCCGGTAAGACGGGCGTGGCGATGACGTTCGTGTGCGGACGCGAGATCTACAAGCTGCAGAGCATGGCGCACTATGCGCGATTGAAGATCGCGCGCGGCCGCATCCCGTCGCTCGACGAAGTGGAGGAGGCGCGCGAAGAGGCCTTCGTCGAAAAGATCCGTCGTGTGCTCGATGCGAAGCAGTTTGGTTCGCACGATCGCATCGTGGATGCGCTGCTGGAGCAGGGTTACGCGAGCACCGACATCGCGTCGGCGCTGATTCATTTGCTGAAAGGCGGAGCGGTCGAGGCGGGTGGGGCGGATGAGCCTGCGCCGTCGAAACCCGCTGCCGCGACGACCGCTGTGAAGCCGCCGCCCGCGTGGGTGGCCGCGGCGAAAGCCGAGAAGGTGGCGCGCGTCGAACCGGAAGCGCCCAAGGCTCCCGCCGCCAAACCCGTTGCGCCAGCCTCGCCCCGCTCGGCCGAGCCGGAAGGCGGCGCGCGACCGGTGGAGAAACCCAAGAAGCGCGGTTACGAGCGCAAGCCGCGCACGGGACGCGAGCCGGGCTACACGGTTGTTTCGCTCAACGTGGGCGCGCAGCACGAGATCACGCCGGCGGACATCGTCGGCAAGATTGCGGGCGTCACGCGCCTGCCGGCCGCTGTGGTCGGCGCGATCGACATCCATGAGGCCCATTCGCACGTCGATGTCGCGGCCGAGGTGGCGGACACGGTCGTGAAAAAGCTCGAGGGCATCCGGTTGAAGGATGTCCCGCTGCATCCGGCCGTCGTAGTGCCGGAGAGCTGA
- a CDS encoding threonine synthase yields the protein MHLTHLVCTACSATHDASRPQNVSSCCGKPLYPAYDLAAAARTLTKDALRGRVSSMWRYREVMPVRTDADIVTLNEGFTPLLPAPRLAARVGVGQLWIKDESQNPTQSFKARGMSAAVSMAKQFGLKKLAVPSAGNAAGAMAAYAARAGMEAHIFMPADTPKANVIECRELGAHVTLINGLITDCGAEVAKRKAAEGWFDVSTLKEPYRVEGKKTLGYELAEQLDWQLPDVVIYPTGGGTGLVGMWKAFDEMERMGWIDTKRPRMFSAQATGCQPIVRAFQAGEKFAAEHVGAQTRASGLRVPKAIGDFIMLDILRASGGGAVAVPDDEMIACTREVGATEGLFVAPEGAATYAALKHLLASGTVKPSESVVLFNTGAGVKYLECYGG from the coding sequence GTGCACCTTACCCACCTCGTTTGCACCGCCTGCAGCGCCACGCACGACGCGAGTCGCCCGCAAAACGTCAGCTCGTGCTGCGGCAAGCCCCTCTACCCCGCCTACGATCTCGCCGCCGCCGCGCGCACGCTGACGAAGGACGCGCTGCGCGGCCGCGTCAGCTCGATGTGGCGCTACCGCGAGGTCATGCCGGTGCGCACCGACGCCGACATCGTCACGCTGAACGAAGGCTTCACGCCGCTGCTACCCGCCCCGCGTCTCGCCGCCCGCGTCGGCGTCGGCCAACTCTGGATCAAGGACGAGTCGCAGAATCCCACGCAGAGCTTCAAGGCCCGCGGCATGTCGGCCGCCGTCTCGATGGCGAAGCAGTTCGGCCTGAAAAAACTCGCCGTGCCCTCCGCCGGCAACGCCGCCGGCGCGATGGCCGCCTACGCTGCGCGCGCCGGGATGGAGGCGCACATTTTCATGCCCGCCGACACGCCGAAAGCCAACGTCATCGAGTGCCGCGAACTCGGCGCGCACGTCACGCTCATCAACGGCCTCATCACTGATTGCGGCGCCGAAGTCGCGAAGCGCAAGGCGGCCGAAGGCTGGTTCGATGTCTCGACGCTGAAGGAACCTTACCGCGTCGAGGGCAAGAAGACGCTCGGCTACGAACTCGCGGAGCAGCTCGACTGGCAGTTGCCCGACGTCGTGATTTATCCGACCGGCGGCGGCACCGGTCTCGTCGGCATGTGGAAGGCCTTCGACGAGATGGAGCGCATGGGCTGGATCGACACGAAACGCCCGCGGATGTTCAGCGCGCAGGCCACCGGGTGCCAGCCGATCGTCCGCGCCTTTCAGGCCGGAGAGAAATTCGCCGCCGAACATGTCGGCGCGCAAACGCGTGCGTCCGGCCTGCGCGTGCCAAAGGCGATCGGCGATTTCATCATGCTCGACATCCTGCGCGCGTCTGGCGGCGGGGCGGTCGCCGTGCCGGATGACGAGATGATCGCCTGCACGCGCGAAGTCGGTGCAACCGAAGGCCTCTTCGTCGCGCCGGAAGGCGCCGCGACCTACGCTGCGCTGAAACACCTGCTCGCGAGCGGCACGGTGAAACCCAGCGAGTCCGTCGTCCTCTTCAACACCGGCGCCGGCGTGAAATACCTCGAATGCTACGGCGGCTGA
- a CDS encoding transposase, giving the protein MSTDPAKGYRALREGRFSANGETYFLTFCSTARAPGLHHTELAQEIVEELKLMERDCIWTMRCATIMPDHVHLLVTLGNRLPLGRSLARLKARTASKLRRSGLSWQQGYFDHRLRPREEQLGYFHYVFLNPYRAGLIATGDKWPWFVCGKEDERWFMTLLNEALPEPAWLSGLP; this is encoded by the coding sequence ATGTCCACCGACCCGGCTAAAGGCTATCGAGCCCTCCGGGAGGGTCGCTTCTCGGCGAATGGCGAGACATATTTCCTGACCTTTTGCTCAACTGCGCGTGCGCCCGGGCTGCACCACACCGAACTCGCCCAGGAGATCGTCGAAGAGCTGAAACTCATGGAGCGCGACTGCATTTGGACGATGCGCTGTGCGACCATCATGCCCGATCACGTGCATTTGCTCGTTACGCTGGGAAACCGACTGCCGCTCGGCCGCTCCTTGGCGCGGCTAAAGGCCAGAACCGCGTCGAAGCTACGCCGATCAGGGTTAAGCTGGCAGCAAGGCTACTTTGACCACCGTCTTCGCCCGCGAGAAGAGCAACTCGGGTATTTCCATTATGTTTTCCTGAACCCATATCGCGCCGGACTGATTGCCACGGGAGACAAATGGCCGTGGTTCGTCTGCGGCAAAGAGGACGAGAGATGGTTCATGACCTTGCTGAACGAAGCCCTACCGGAGCCGGCATGGTTGTCCGGATTGCCATAG
- a CDS encoding phosphoribosylformylglycinamidine cyclo-ligase translates to MSLSYESSGVNYDQLDAFKRACQRAAKTTADALTAHGYAEPASTRGESAYLIEAADHYLAHVEEGLGTKNLVADAVYAQTGKNFYREIAIDTVATIVNDLVTCGALPISVAMHAAVGESAWFSDAARMQALVDGWADGCRQSSAVWGGGETPTLRGIVEEDAIVLAGSAIGKIAPKSLRITGDVRDGDAIVFLASSGVQTNGLSLCRLIASKLPQGYQTPIGHGDARTYGEALLAPSVIYVAFVRECQRRGLKLNYVAHVTGHGWRKLMRLDESFVYEITTPREPLALFKFLEQAGPISRREMYATFNQGVGFAAYVAPETADAVVAAARASGYDAWIAGRVRKEGARKAVVIPSLGLEYDGSTLQVR, encoded by the coding sequence ATGTCCCTGAGCTACGAATCTTCCGGCGTTAATTACGACCAGCTCGACGCGTTCAAGCGCGCCTGCCAGCGCGCCGCCAAGACGACTGCGGACGCTCTCACCGCGCACGGCTACGCCGAGCCCGCGAGCACGCGCGGCGAGAGCGCCTACCTGATCGAGGCCGCCGACCACTATCTCGCGCACGTCGAGGAAGGACTCGGCACCAAGAACCTCGTCGCCGACGCCGTCTACGCGCAGACCGGGAAGAATTTCTACCGCGAGATCGCCATCGATACCGTCGCCACGATCGTGAACGACCTCGTCACTTGCGGCGCGCTGCCGATCTCCGTCGCGATGCACGCCGCCGTGGGCGAGTCCGCGTGGTTCTCCGATGCCGCGCGCATGCAGGCGCTCGTCGACGGTTGGGCGGACGGCTGCCGTCAATCCAGCGCCGTGTGGGGCGGCGGCGAGACGCCGACGTTGCGCGGCATCGTGGAGGAAGACGCCATCGTTCTTGCCGGCTCCGCCATCGGCAAAATCGCGCCGAAATCGCTCCGCATCACCGGCGACGTGCGCGACGGCGACGCCATTGTCTTCCTCGCCAGTTCGGGCGTGCAGACGAATGGCCTGTCGCTCTGCCGGCTCATCGCGTCGAAGCTCCCGCAAGGTTACCAGACGCCGATCGGCCATGGCGACGCGCGCACCTATGGCGAGGCGCTGCTCGCGCCGTCGGTCATCTACGTGGCATTCGTGCGCGAGTGCCAGCGCCGCGGACTGAAGCTCAACTACGTCGCGCACGTGACCGGCCACGGCTGGCGCAAGCTCATGCGGCTCGACGAGTCGTTCGTCTACGAGATCACGACGCCGCGCGAGCCCCTGGCGCTGTTCAAGTTTCTCGAGCAAGCCGGCCCGATCTCGCGCCGCGAGATGTATGCGACCTTCAACCAAGGTGTCGGCTTCGCCGCTTACGTGGCGCCGGAAACCGCCGATGCGGTCGTCGCCGCGGCGCGCGCGTCCGGCTACGATGCCTGGATCGCCGGCCGTGTGCGCAAGGAAGGCGCGCGCAAGGCGGTCGTCATTCCCTCGCTCGGCCTGGAATACGACGGCAGCACGCTGCAGGTGCGGTGA